A window from Theobroma cacao cultivar B97-61/B2 chromosome 3, Criollo_cocoa_genome_V2, whole genome shotgun sequence encodes these proteins:
- the LOC18605281 gene encoding polycomb group protein EMBRYONIC FLOWER 2 isoform X3: MCREDSRLHLSAEEELAAEESLSIYCKPVELYNILQRRAVRNPSFLQRCLRYKILAKHKMRIQMTVSVSGIVNGGVLTQSLFPLYILLARLVSDVAVAEYSAVYRFRRACILTSFTGIEGSNQAQANFILPEINKLAIEAKSGSLAILLVSFANGGGCCLWGRIPLESLYMSLEKSPNLSLGQRAEMTLPVEMHSCSLKLNCLNEDKCILIQNSSNSLSMNQSLQLQVIISAEEAGAKEKSPYNSYTCSGISSSSLSHIIRLRAGNVIFNYRYYNNKLQRTEVTEDFSCPFCLVKCASFKGLRHHLPASHDLFHFEFWVTEEYQAVNVSVKTDIWRSEIVADGVDPKQQTFFFCSKQLRRRRPKSLVARHVNPVFLEPNLPAGDCELLDKVHGGNILQNARIGEVECVQHVPSSFNVAGVSGAAGQSYSDSERVQSVSGNNLGPPALLQFAKTRKLSMERSDPRNRTLLQKRQFFHSHRAQPMAIDQVMSDRDSEDEVDDDVADFEDRRMLDDFVDVTKDEKQIMHLWNSFVRKQRVLADGHISWACEAFSKLHGRDLVKAPALIWCWRLFMIKLWNHGLLDARTMNNCNIILEQYQKQGSDPIKG, from the exons ATGTGCCGAGAAGATTCCCGCCTGCATTTATCTGCAGAAGAGGAACTTGCTGCTGAAGAGAGTCTATCTATTTATTGCAAGCCTGTAGAACTCTATAACATTCTTCAAAGACGTGCTGTGAGAAAT CCATCATTTCTTCAAAGATGTCTGCGTTACAAAATTCTGGCAAAACACAAAATGAG AATACAAATGACAGTGTCCGTGTCAGGGATTGTGAATGGAGGTGTACTGACTCAAAGTCTTTTTCCTCTATACATCCTGTTGGCGAGACTAGTTTCTGATGTTGCGGTTGCAGAG TATTCTGCAGTTTATCGTTTCCGTCGGGCATGTATCTTGACTAGCTTCACTGGCATTGAGGGCAGTAATCAAGCTCAAGCTAATTTTATTCTCCCTGAGATTAATAAGCTAGCTATAGAGGCCAAATCTGGCTCACTTGCCATTTTGCTTGTCAGCTTTG CAAATGGTGGAGGATGCTGCCTATGGGGTAGGATACCGTTGGAATCACTATATATGTCATTGGAGAAATCCCCTAACTTGAGTTTGGGACAAAGAGCTGAGATGACATTGCCCGTTGAGATGCATTCTTGCTCATTGAAG TTGAATTGTTTGAATGAGGACAAATGCATCTTAATCCAAAATTCCAGCAATTCTTTATCCATG AACCAATCACTGCAGCTGCAGGTCATCATTTCTGCTGAGGAGGCTGGGGCAAAGGAAAAATCTCCCTATAACTCATACACATGCAGTGGCATTTCTTCTTCATCACTGTCTCATATTATTCG GTTGAGAGCGGGGAATGTCATCTTTAATTACAGATATTACAACAACAAGTTACAGAGGACTGAAG TAACTGAAGACTTCTCATGCCCTTTCTGCTTGGTAAAATGTGCAAGCTTTAAG GGTCTGAGGCATCACTTGCCAGCATCCCATGATCTCTTTCACTTTGAATTTTGG GTAACTGAAGAGTATCAAGCTGTCAATGTGTCAGTCAAAACTGACATTTGGAGATCTGAG ATTGTTGCAGATGGTGTTGATCCTAAACAAcaaactttcttcttttg CTCAAAGCAATTAAGGCGTAGACGACCAAAGAGCCTAGTTGCAAGGCATGTGAATCCCGTTTTCTTAGAACCAAATCTGCCAGCTGGAGACTGTGAGCTTCTTGACAAGGTTCATG GTGGAAACATTTTACAAAATGCTAGAATTGGTGAGGTGGAGTGTGTGCAACATGTTCCATCCAGTTTCAATGTTGCAGGGGTTTCAGGTGCTGCAGGACAATCTTATTCTGATTCTGAACGTGTTCAATCAGTGTCTGGAAACAATCTTGGGCCCCCTGCCTTGTTGCAATTTGCAAAGACAAGAAAATTATCAATGGAACGTTCTGATCCAAGAAA CCGTACACTCCTTCAGAAGCGACAGTTTTTCCACTCACATAGAGCACAG CCAATGGCAATAGATCAAGTAATGTCTGACAGAGACAGCGAGGATGaggttgatgatgatgttgcAGATTTTGAAGATCGAAGG ATGCTTGATGATTTCGTAGATGTAACCAAAGATGAGAAGCAAATAATGCATTTGTGGAACTCTTTTGTGAGGAAGCAAAG GGTGTTGGCAGACGGTCACATTTCATGGGCATGTGaagcattttcaaaattacatgGGCGTGACCTTGTCAAAGCCCCAGCTCTCATCTG GTGTTGGAGATTATTCATGATCAAGCTGTGGAATCACGGCCTGCTTGATGCGCGAACCATGAATAATTGTAATATTATTCTGGAACAATACCAAAAGCAGGGTTCGGATCCTATAAAAGGCTAA
- the LOC18605281 gene encoding polycomb group protein EMBRYONIC FLOWER 2 isoform X1, whose protein sequence is MPGIPLVARETASYSRSTDQMCREDSRLHLSAEEELAAEESLSIYCKPVELYNILQRRAVRNPSFLQRCLRYKILAKHKMRIQMTVSVSGIVNGGVLTQSLFPLYILLARLVSDVAVAEYSAVYRFRRACILTSFTGIEGSNQAQANFILPEINKLAIEAKSGSLAILLVSFANGGGCCLWGRIPLESLYMSLEKSPNLSLGQRAEMTLPVEMHSCSLKLNCLNEDKCILIQNSSNSLSMNQSLQLQVIISAEEAGAKEKSPYNSYTCSGISSSSLSHIIRLRAGNVIFNYRYYNNKLQRTEVTEDFSCPFCLVKCASFKGLRHHLPASHDLFHFEFWVTEEYQAVNVSVKTDIWRSEIVADGVDPKQQTFFFCSKQLRRRRPKSLVARHVNPVFLEPNLPAGDCELLDKVHGGNILQNARIGEVECVQHVPSSFNVAGVSGAAGQSYSDSERVQSVSGNNLGPPALLQFAKTRKLSMERSDPRNRTLLQKRQFFHSHRAQPMAIDQVMSDRDSEDEVDDDVADFEDRRMLDDFVDVTKDEKQIMHLWNSFVRKQRVLADGHISWACEAFSKLHGRDLVKAPALIWCWRLFMIKLWNHGLLDARTMNNCNIILEQYQKQGSDPIKG, encoded by the exons ATGCCGGGCATTCCTTTAGTGGCTCGTGAAACCGCCTC cTATTCAAGAAGCACAGATCAGATGTGCCGAGAAGATTCCCGCCTGCATTTATCTGCAGAAGAGGAACTTGCTGCTGAAGAGAGTCTATCTATTTATTGCAAGCCTGTAGAACTCTATAACATTCTTCAAAGACGTGCTGTGAGAAAT CCATCATTTCTTCAAAGATGTCTGCGTTACAAAATTCTGGCAAAACACAAAATGAG AATACAAATGACAGTGTCCGTGTCAGGGATTGTGAATGGAGGTGTACTGACTCAAAGTCTTTTTCCTCTATACATCCTGTTGGCGAGACTAGTTTCTGATGTTGCGGTTGCAGAG TATTCTGCAGTTTATCGTTTCCGTCGGGCATGTATCTTGACTAGCTTCACTGGCATTGAGGGCAGTAATCAAGCTCAAGCTAATTTTATTCTCCCTGAGATTAATAAGCTAGCTATAGAGGCCAAATCTGGCTCACTTGCCATTTTGCTTGTCAGCTTTG CAAATGGTGGAGGATGCTGCCTATGGGGTAGGATACCGTTGGAATCACTATATATGTCATTGGAGAAATCCCCTAACTTGAGTTTGGGACAAAGAGCTGAGATGACATTGCCCGTTGAGATGCATTCTTGCTCATTGAAG TTGAATTGTTTGAATGAGGACAAATGCATCTTAATCCAAAATTCCAGCAATTCTTTATCCATG AACCAATCACTGCAGCTGCAGGTCATCATTTCTGCTGAGGAGGCTGGGGCAAAGGAAAAATCTCCCTATAACTCATACACATGCAGTGGCATTTCTTCTTCATCACTGTCTCATATTATTCG GTTGAGAGCGGGGAATGTCATCTTTAATTACAGATATTACAACAACAAGTTACAGAGGACTGAAG TAACTGAAGACTTCTCATGCCCTTTCTGCTTGGTAAAATGTGCAAGCTTTAAG GGTCTGAGGCATCACTTGCCAGCATCCCATGATCTCTTTCACTTTGAATTTTGG GTAACTGAAGAGTATCAAGCTGTCAATGTGTCAGTCAAAACTGACATTTGGAGATCTGAG ATTGTTGCAGATGGTGTTGATCCTAAACAAcaaactttcttcttttg CTCAAAGCAATTAAGGCGTAGACGACCAAAGAGCCTAGTTGCAAGGCATGTGAATCCCGTTTTCTTAGAACCAAATCTGCCAGCTGGAGACTGTGAGCTTCTTGACAAGGTTCATG GTGGAAACATTTTACAAAATGCTAGAATTGGTGAGGTGGAGTGTGTGCAACATGTTCCATCCAGTTTCAATGTTGCAGGGGTTTCAGGTGCTGCAGGACAATCTTATTCTGATTCTGAACGTGTTCAATCAGTGTCTGGAAACAATCTTGGGCCCCCTGCCTTGTTGCAATTTGCAAAGACAAGAAAATTATCAATGGAACGTTCTGATCCAAGAAA CCGTACACTCCTTCAGAAGCGACAGTTTTTCCACTCACATAGAGCACAG CCAATGGCAATAGATCAAGTAATGTCTGACAGAGACAGCGAGGATGaggttgatgatgatgttgcAGATTTTGAAGATCGAAGG ATGCTTGATGATTTCGTAGATGTAACCAAAGATGAGAAGCAAATAATGCATTTGTGGAACTCTTTTGTGAGGAAGCAAAG GGTGTTGGCAGACGGTCACATTTCATGGGCATGTGaagcattttcaaaattacatgGGCGTGACCTTGTCAAAGCCCCAGCTCTCATCTG GTGTTGGAGATTATTCATGATCAAGCTGTGGAATCACGGCCTGCTTGATGCGCGAACCATGAATAATTGTAATATTATTCTGGAACAATACCAAAAGCAGGGTTCGGATCCTATAAAAGGCTAA
- the LOC18605281 gene encoding polycomb group protein EMBRYONIC FLOWER 2 isoform X2, with the protein MPGIPLVARETASYSRSTDQMCREDSRLHLSAEEELAAEESLSIYCKPVELYNILQRRAVRNPSFLQRCLRYKILAKHKMRIQMTVSVSGIVNGGVLTQSLFPLYILLARLVSDVAVAEYSAVYRFRRACILTSFTGIEGSNQAQANFILPEINKLAIEAKSGSLAILLVSFANGGGCCLWGRIPLESLYMSLEKSPNLSLGQRAEMTLPVEMHSCSLKLNCLNEDKCILIQNSSNSLSMLQVIISAEEAGAKEKSPYNSYTCSGISSSSLSHIIRLRAGNVIFNYRYYNNKLQRTEVTEDFSCPFCLVKCASFKGLRHHLPASHDLFHFEFWVTEEYQAVNVSVKTDIWRSEIVADGVDPKQQTFFFCSKQLRRRRPKSLVARHVNPVFLEPNLPAGDCELLDKVHGGNILQNARIGEVECVQHVPSSFNVAGVSGAAGQSYSDSERVQSVSGNNLGPPALLQFAKTRKLSMERSDPRNRTLLQKRQFFHSHRAQPMAIDQVMSDRDSEDEVDDDVADFEDRRMLDDFVDVTKDEKQIMHLWNSFVRKQRVLADGHISWACEAFSKLHGRDLVKAPALIWCWRLFMIKLWNHGLLDARTMNNCNIILEQYQKQGSDPIKG; encoded by the exons ATGCCGGGCATTCCTTTAGTGGCTCGTGAAACCGCCTC cTATTCAAGAAGCACAGATCAGATGTGCCGAGAAGATTCCCGCCTGCATTTATCTGCAGAAGAGGAACTTGCTGCTGAAGAGAGTCTATCTATTTATTGCAAGCCTGTAGAACTCTATAACATTCTTCAAAGACGTGCTGTGAGAAAT CCATCATTTCTTCAAAGATGTCTGCGTTACAAAATTCTGGCAAAACACAAAATGAG AATACAAATGACAGTGTCCGTGTCAGGGATTGTGAATGGAGGTGTACTGACTCAAAGTCTTTTTCCTCTATACATCCTGTTGGCGAGACTAGTTTCTGATGTTGCGGTTGCAGAG TATTCTGCAGTTTATCGTTTCCGTCGGGCATGTATCTTGACTAGCTTCACTGGCATTGAGGGCAGTAATCAAGCTCAAGCTAATTTTATTCTCCCTGAGATTAATAAGCTAGCTATAGAGGCCAAATCTGGCTCACTTGCCATTTTGCTTGTCAGCTTTG CAAATGGTGGAGGATGCTGCCTATGGGGTAGGATACCGTTGGAATCACTATATATGTCATTGGAGAAATCCCCTAACTTGAGTTTGGGACAAAGAGCTGAGATGACATTGCCCGTTGAGATGCATTCTTGCTCATTGAAG TTGAATTGTTTGAATGAGGACAAATGCATCTTAATCCAAAATTCCAGCAATTCTTTATCCATG CTGCAGGTCATCATTTCTGCTGAGGAGGCTGGGGCAAAGGAAAAATCTCCCTATAACTCATACACATGCAGTGGCATTTCTTCTTCATCACTGTCTCATATTATTCG GTTGAGAGCGGGGAATGTCATCTTTAATTACAGATATTACAACAACAAGTTACAGAGGACTGAAG TAACTGAAGACTTCTCATGCCCTTTCTGCTTGGTAAAATGTGCAAGCTTTAAG GGTCTGAGGCATCACTTGCCAGCATCCCATGATCTCTTTCACTTTGAATTTTGG GTAACTGAAGAGTATCAAGCTGTCAATGTGTCAGTCAAAACTGACATTTGGAGATCTGAG ATTGTTGCAGATGGTGTTGATCCTAAACAAcaaactttcttcttttg CTCAAAGCAATTAAGGCGTAGACGACCAAAGAGCCTAGTTGCAAGGCATGTGAATCCCGTTTTCTTAGAACCAAATCTGCCAGCTGGAGACTGTGAGCTTCTTGACAAGGTTCATG GTGGAAACATTTTACAAAATGCTAGAATTGGTGAGGTGGAGTGTGTGCAACATGTTCCATCCAGTTTCAATGTTGCAGGGGTTTCAGGTGCTGCAGGACAATCTTATTCTGATTCTGAACGTGTTCAATCAGTGTCTGGAAACAATCTTGGGCCCCCTGCCTTGTTGCAATTTGCAAAGACAAGAAAATTATCAATGGAACGTTCTGATCCAAGAAA CCGTACACTCCTTCAGAAGCGACAGTTTTTCCACTCACATAGAGCACAG CCAATGGCAATAGATCAAGTAATGTCTGACAGAGACAGCGAGGATGaggttgatgatgatgttgcAGATTTTGAAGATCGAAGG ATGCTTGATGATTTCGTAGATGTAACCAAAGATGAGAAGCAAATAATGCATTTGTGGAACTCTTTTGTGAGGAAGCAAAG GGTGTTGGCAGACGGTCACATTTCATGGGCATGTGaagcattttcaaaattacatgGGCGTGACCTTGTCAAAGCCCCAGCTCTCATCTG GTGTTGGAGATTATTCATGATCAAGCTGTGGAATCACGGCCTGCTTGATGCGCGAACCATGAATAATTGTAATATTATTCTGGAACAATACCAAAAGCAGGGTTCGGATCCTATAAAAGGCTAA